The following proteins come from a genomic window of Mustela lutreola isolate mMusLut2 chromosome 6, mMusLut2.pri, whole genome shotgun sequence:
- the GPR6 gene encoding G-protein coupled receptor 6, whose amino-acid sequence MNASASSLNESQVVAVTAEGAAAAATAAGARDNGEWGPPAAAALGDGGAANVSLELSSQLPAGPPGLLLSAVNPWDVLLCVSGTVIAGENALVVALIASTPALRTPMFVLVGSLATADLLAGCGLILHFVFQYVVPSETVSLLTVGFLVASFAASVSSLLAITVDRYLSLYNALTYYSRRTLLGVHILLAATWTVSLGLGLLPVLGWNCLAERATCSVVRPLTRSHVALLSAAFFAVFGIMLHLYVRICQVVWRHAHQIALQQHCLAPPHLAATRKGVGTLAVVLGTFGASWLPFAIYCVVGSREDPAVYTYATLLPATYNSMINPIIYAFRNQEIQRALWLLFCGCFQSKVPFRSRSPSEV is encoded by the coding sequence ATGAACGCGAGCGCCTCCTCGCTCAACGAGTCCCAGGTGGTGGCAGTGACCGCCGagggagcggcggcggcggccacaGCGGCAGGGGCGCGGGACAACGGTGAATGGGGGCCCCCTGCAGCGGCGGCGCTGGGGGACGGCGGCGCGGCTAACGTGTCCCTGGAGCTGTCTTCTCAGCTGCCGGCCGGGCCGCCAGGGCTGCTGCTGTCGGCGGTGAATCCTTGGGACGTGCTCCTGTGCGTGTCGGGGACGGTGATCGCAGGAGAAAATGCTCTGGTAGTGGCTCTAATCGCGTCCACCCCCGCGCTGCGCACGCCTATGTTTGTGCTGGTGGGCAGCCTGGCCACCGCCGACCTGCTGGCGGGCTGCGGTCTCATCCTTCACTTCGTGTTCCAGTACGTGGTGCCCTCAGAAACGGTGAGCCTGCTCACGGTGGGCTTCCTGGTGGCTTCCTTCGCTGCCTCGGTCAGCAGCCTGCTGGCCATCACGGTGGACCGCTACCTGTCTCTCTACAACGCGCTCACCTACTACTCGCGCCGGACCCTGTTGGGCGTGCACATCCTGCTCGCCGCCACCTGGACGGTGTCCCTAGGCCTCGGGCTGCTGCCGGTGCTCGGCTGGAACTGCCTAGCAGAGCGCGCCACCTGCAGCGTGGTGCGCCCGCTGACGCGCAGCCATGTGGCGCTGCTCTCCGCCGCGTTCTTTGCGGTCTTCGGCATTATGCTGCACCTGTACGTGCGCATCTGCCAGGTGGTCTGGCGCCACGCGCACCAGATCGCGCTGCAGCAGCACTGCCTGGCGCCGCCCCACCTGGCAGCCACCAGAAAGGGTGTGGGCACGCTGGCCGTGGTACTGGGTACTTTTGGCGCCAGTTGGCTGCCCTTCGCCATCTATTGCGTGGTAGGCAGCCGCGAGGACCCGGCAGTCTATACCTACGCCACCCTGCTGCCCGCCACCTACAACTCCATGATCAATCCCATCATCTATGCCTTCCGCAACCAGGAGATTCAGCGTGCCCTGTGGCTCCTGTTCTGTGGCTGTTTCCAGTCCAAAGTGCCCTTCCGTTCTAGGTCCCCCA